The following are encoded together in the Bacteroidota bacterium genome:
- a CDS encoding NUDIX domain-containing protein — protein sequence MIRKKIRCAYCGGPLVRKDEGDSLRDYCPACNVFFYENPLPVVSNILLEDRKILLVKRKLDPKKGYWCLPMGFAETGESIESAALRELREETELEGKITGLVDVESGYSETYGDLLFLTFEAEKTGGEAIAGDDASEIGFFSLDKLPEMAFVSNIHALEKFIRSKQEFWTIIDSFKRSLNGESNGKPAGDFLSDKLIRLIEDNAELIAQYWLNDVRTSHSTPTYRQFDPIALSSRNMIVISHFGEWLGGIYSGKEIREFYEKLGADRNMEGFKLSEVLSALSLTRKNIWEFALSQNVWNKTIDIYMALELERRMMLFFDRAAYWIARGYEL from the coding sequence ATGATCAGGAAAAAAATCCGGTGTGCTTATTGTGGCGGACCCTTGGTTCGAAAAGATGAGGGTGACAGCTTAAGGGATTATTGTCCGGCCTGTAATGTGTTTTTTTATGAAAATCCTCTGCCTGTGGTTTCCAATATCCTGTTAGAAGACAGGAAGATATTGCTGGTGAAAAGAAAGCTTGACCCGAAAAAAGGGTATTGGTGTCTGCCTATGGGTTTTGCTGAGACCGGTGAAAGCATTGAATCCGCTGCATTGAGAGAGCTCAGGGAAGAAACAGAACTGGAAGGGAAGATCACCGGTTTGGTTGATGTGGAATCAGGATACAGCGAAACATACGGCGACCTGCTTTTTTTGACTTTTGAAGCTGAAAAAACCGGTGGCGAAGCCATTGCGGGTGACGATGCCTCCGAAATAGGTTTTTTCTCTCTGGATAAACTTCCTGAAATGGCCTTCGTATCGAATATCCATGCCTTAGAAAAATTCATCCGGTCAAAACAGGAGTTCTGGACTATCATTGACTCCTTCAAAAGGTCTTTAAATGGAGAGTCCAATGGCAAACCGGCCGGAGACTTCTTATCCGATAAACTGATACGTCTTATTGAAGATAACGCGGAGCTCATAGCCCAATACTGGCTGAATGATGTGAGAACCAGCCATTCAACTCCTACATACAGGCAATTTGACCCGATAGCATTGTCTTCCAGGAATATGATCGTGATCAGCCATTTTGGAGAATGGCTCGGGGGAATTTATTCAGGAAAAGAAATCAGGGAATTTTATGAAAAGCTCGGAGCAGACAGAAATATGGAGGGATTTAAACTAAGCGAGGTGCTCAGTGCTTTAAGCCTCACACGCAAAAATATCTGGGAATTTGCCCTTTCACAGAATGTTTGGAATAAAACCATCGACATTTATATGGCACTTGAGCTGGAGCGCAGGATGATGCTCTTCTTTGACCGGGCTGCCTATTGGATCGCAAGAGGATATGAATTGTAA